A genomic window from Candidatus Bathyarchaeota archaeon includes:
- a CDS encoding 4Fe-4S dicluster domain-containing protein has product MKRISVKEDACIGCGICQVYCTLEHSKSKDAIKAYLKEDPKPVSRIRIETNKPVSMSIRCQHCKDTPCVYACLAGAMTLDKKTGLVIHDPEKCMGCWTCIMVCPYGAVKPDSSGKIIAKCDLCPNLDVPACVTNCPNDALLCETVEE; this is encoded by the coding sequence ATGAAAAGAATATCCGTCAAAGAAGATGCATGCATAGGCTGCGGAATATGCCAAGTTTACTGTACTTTAGAACACTCAAAAAGCAAAGACGCCATCAAAGCCTACCTAAAAGAAGACCCTAAACCAGTCAGCAGAATTCGTATCGAAACTAACAAACCAGTTTCAATGTCAATCCGGTGCCAGCACTGTAAAGACACCCCGTGTGTGTATGCTTGTCTTGCTGGGGCAATGACTCTTGACAAAAAAACTGGTCTAGTAATTCATGACCCTGAAAAATGCATGGGCTGTTGGACCTGTATTATGGTTTGTCCATATGGTGCGGTAAAGCCTGATTCTTCAGGAAAAATAATTGCAAAATGTGACCTTTGCCCAAACCTAGATGTTCCTGCATGTGTGACTAACTGCCCCAACGATGCGTTATTGTGTGAAACGGTGGAAGAATAA
- a CDS encoding PadR family transcriptional regulator: protein MNKQEIRKAEIKLVRGMLDLVVLGLLKDKSLHGYGVITNIRKNFGVYFGPSTIYPLLGELEKKGTIKSEWDLTHDRPRKVYSLTPEGDSLLNGVEQSLYQICNRLNEFGMNRLRLNCPTIDNQLKVNDVISL, encoded by the coding sequence ATGAACAAACAAGAAATTAGAAAAGCTGAAATCAAGCTCGTAAGAGGAATGCTTGACCTAGTTGTCCTAGGGTTATTAAAGGATAAATCCCTCCACGGATATGGAGTAATAACAAACATACGCAAAAACTTTGGAGTTTACTTTGGTCCCAGTACCATCTACCCTCTGCTGGGTGAACTTGAAAAGAAAGGGACCATCAAAAGCGAATGGGACCTAACCCATGACCGTCCACGAAAAGTATATTCTTTAACCCCTGAAGGGGACAGTTTGTTAAACGGTGTGGAACAATCCCTTTACCAAATATGCAACAGACTCAACGAATTCGGGATGAACCGTTTGCGTCTTAACTGCCCAACAATTGACAACCAACTGAAAGTAAACGATGTGATTTCCCTATGA
- the dnaJ gene encoding molecular chaperone DnaJ, translating into MTDKRDYYEVLGVSKDALKPEIKKAYRKLAMQYHPDRNKDGGAEEKFKEISEAYAVLSDDEKRSQYDQYGHAGINGKYNWEDIYRNTDFNSVFRDIGFGGFGSIFDMFFGGGGGGRRGGPQKGQDLRHPVVITLEEAASGVEKEIEFDGFDSCDVCSGSGIKPDAKTSRCPECQGTGQVRSARNLGGMYFTQVHPCRSCNGRGVPSDSICQSCRGSGAKPARHKIKVKIPAGFEDGYSLRINGEGKPGIKGGPRGDLYVLVHIKPHNLFVRRGDDILYETQISFPQAALGTKIMVPTLNGEAKLKIPDGTQSGTVFRLKGKGVPHLRGWGSGDQFVNVVINTPQKLSKKQKKLLKELEKEFKYD; encoded by the coding sequence GTGACTGACAAACGCGACTACTATGAAGTTCTTGGAGTGTCAAAAGATGCTCTAAAACCCGAGATAAAAAAAGCATACCGAAAATTAGCTATGCAATACCACCCTGACCGAAACAAAGACGGAGGCGCTGAAGAAAAATTCAAAGAAATATCTGAAGCCTATGCTGTTCTTTCTGACGACGAAAAACGTAGCCAGTACGACCAGTATGGTCATGCTGGAATCAACGGGAAATACAACTGGGAAGACATTTACCGAAACACCGATTTTAACTCAGTTTTCAGAGACATCGGTTTCGGTGGGTTTGGCTCCATTTTTGACATGTTCTTTGGTGGAGGCGGAGGCGGTCGACGGGGGGGTCCACAAAAAGGTCAGGATTTGCGTCATCCAGTGGTGATCACTCTGGAAGAAGCTGCTTCTGGGGTTGAAAAAGAAATTGAATTCGACGGTTTTGACTCCTGTGACGTTTGTAGCGGCAGTGGAATTAAGCCTGATGCAAAAACTAGCCGATGTCCTGAATGCCAAGGAACTGGTCAGGTGCGTTCTGCTCGAAATTTGGGGGGTATGTACTTTACTCAAGTTCATCCTTGTAGGTCATGTAATGGAAGAGGCGTTCCTTCAGATAGTATATGTCAAAGTTGCAGGGGTTCTGGCGCTAAGCCTGCACGGCACAAAATTAAAGTAAAGATTCCCGCTGGATTTGAAGATGGATACAGCCTGCGCATAAATGGCGAAGGCAAGCCTGGAATTAAAGGCGGTCCTCGGGGAGACTTGTATGTGCTTGTACACATTAAACCTCATAACCTGTTTGTACGCAGGGGTGATGACATTTTGTATGAAACCCAAATTAGTTTTCCTCAAGCTGCCTTGGGGACCAAAATTATGGTGCCCACATTAAATGGCGAAGCTAAACTGAAGATTCCAGATGGAACCCAAAGTGGAACAGTTTTCCGTTTGAAAGGCAAAGGTGTTCCTCATTTGCGGGGTTGGGGAAGTGGAGACCAGTTCGTAAATGTTGTCATCAATACTCCCCAGAAGCTATCGAAAAAACAAAAGAAACTCTTGAAAGAACTAGAAAAAGAATTTAAATATGATTAA